The following coding sequences are from one Neurospora crassa OR74A linkage group I, whole genome shotgun sequence window:
- a CDS encoding proline iminopeptidase, with the protein MMAAQVIRPARLLNRTAHIVPGQLRVTELTFEVPLNHSNLSAGNLKIFGRQVTKHDTPIVPRTDSELEEYHRRPYLVYLEGGPGFGNREPQDHQLTKTALDRGYTLLLLDYRGTGLSTPINQPHLATLGGPQQQADYLKRFRADSIVQDAEAVRLCLTADYPETHKKWSIFGQSYGGFVALTYLSQFPQGLREVFLTGGLAPVKRTAQEVYTALYKKVIQRNEAYYRKFPEDVGRVRKVAQYLDEKSPRLPGGGQFTVERLLGIGLCMGMNGGLDLIHSTILKLAMDIEQFGFITRAAGAAFEGLIPFDTNPIYAVLHESIYVNGPGLASDWAAHRVGKTLAESEPGLSWLSSVPQALDYSSSSSSSTNQQPLYFSGEMVYPAHFDCYPELKDMKETAELLAKHDDWPRLYDLDQLARNEVPVYAASYVEDMYVDADFARETAKAVRGTKVFETNVMYHGALRAKTDEVLGQLFKLRDDTLD; encoded by the exons ATGATGGCTGCTCAAGTCATTCGTCCAGCTCGTCTGTTGAACCGCACAGCACACATTGTCCCTG GCCAGCTACGCGTCACAGAGCTCACCTTTGAGGTGCCCCTCAACCATTCCAACCTCTCCGCTGGAAACCTCAAAATCTTCGGTCGCCAAGTCACCAAACATGACACCCCCATCGTGCCCCGCACCGACAGCGAGCTGGAGGAATACCACAGGAGGCCCTACCTCGTCTACCTCGAAGGCGGTCCCGGCTTCGGCAACAGAGAACCCCAAGACCACCAACTGACCAAAACAGCCCTGGACAGAGGTTACACCCTCCTCTTGCTCGACTACCGCGGCACCGGCCTAAGCACGCCCATCAACCAGCCCCATCTAGCCACATTGGGTGGCCCCCAGCAGCAGGCCGACTACCTCAAGCGCTTCCGCGCCGACAGTATCGTCCAAGATGCCGAGGCCGTGCGTCTCTGTCTGACTGCCGATTATCCCGAGACTCACAAGAAGTGGTCCATTTTCGGCCAGTCCTACGGCGGCTTTGTCGCGCTGACGTACCTCTCCCAGTTCCCGCAAGGGTTGCGCGAGGTGTTTCTGACGGGCGGTCTCGCGCCCGTCAAGCGCACGGCCCAAGAAGTCTACACGGCGCTGTACAAGAAGGTCATCCAGCGCAACGAGGCTTACTACCGCAAGTTCCCCGAAGACGTGGGGCGCGTCCGCAAGGTAGCGCAGTACCTGGACGAAAAATCCCCCCGGCTGCCGGGCGGCGGCCAATTCACCGTCGAACGGTTGCTCGGCATCGGTCTGTGTATGGGCATGAATGGCGGCTTGGATCTGATCCACAGCACCATCCTCAAGCTGGCCATGGACATTGAGCAGTTCGGCTTCATCACCCGCGCCGCAGGCGCTGCTTTCGAGGGGCTGATTCCGTTTGATACCAACCCCATCTATGCCGTCCTCCACGAGTCCATCTATGTTAATGGACCCGGGTTGGCGTCCGACTGGGCCGCCCACCGGGTCGGCAAGACGCTTGCCGAGTCCGAGCCGGGACTCAGCTGGCTGTCCTCAGTGCCCCAAGCCCTCgactactcctcctcctcctcctcctccacaaaCCAGCAGCCCCTGTACTTCTCTGGCGAAATGGTCTACCCTGCCCACTTCGATTGCTACCCAGAGCTAAAGGACATGAAGGAGACGGCCGAGCTTCTGGCCAAGCACGACGACTGGCCGCGGCTCTACGACCTGGACCAGCTTGCGCGGAACGAAGTCCCTGTCTACGCGGCTAGTTATGTTGAGGACATGTATGTCGACGCGGACTTTGCAAGGGAGACGGCCAAGGCGGTTAGAGGGACCAAGGTGTTTGAGACGAACGTGATGTATCACGGAGCGTTGAGGGCCAAGACCGACGAGGTTCTGGGGCAGTTGTTCAAGTTGAGGGATGATACCCTCGATTAA
- a CDS encoding DnaJ family protein: MVKETKLYETLGVSPDATEAQLKKAYKTGALKYHPDKNANNPAAEQKFKEISHAYEILSDSQKRAIYDQYGEAGLEGGAGAGGGMAAEDLFAQFFGGGGFGGGLGGMFGGMNQQRAPAKAKTIHHTHHVSLEDIYRGKISKLALQRSILCPKCEGRGGKEGAVKRCAGCDGQGTKIMMRQMGPMIQRFQTVCPDCNGEGEVIKEKDRCKQCNGKKTVVDRKVLHVHVDRGVKSGTKVEFRGEGDQAPGILPGDVVFVIEQKPHPRFTRQEDDLLYKCEIDLVTALAGGTIYIEHLDERWLSVDIQPGEAIAPNSVKMIRGQGMPSYRHHDYGNMYIQFSVRFPEKNWTQDPAAFEALRKYLPAPAVVNVPPQDAMTEPAELEDVEGNGAGRGFSNSPMEEDDEPQAERVQCASQ, translated from the exons ATGGTCAAGGAAACAAAGCTCTACGAGACTCTTGGA GTCAGCCCAGATGCCACTGAGGCGCAATTGAAGAAGGCATACAAGACCGGTGCCCTTAAGTACCACCCAG ACAAGAACGCCAACAACCCGGCTGCCGAGCAGAAGTTCAAGGAGATTTCTCACGCATACGAAATTCTTTCCGACTCCCAAAAACGCGCCATCTACGATCAGTATGGCGAGGCTGGTCTTGAGGGTggcgccggtgccggtggcgGCATGGCTGCCGAGGATCTGTTCGCTCAGttcttcggcggcggtggcttcggcggcggtCTCGGTGGTATGTTCGGCGGTATGAACCAGCAGCGTGCCCCCGCGAAGGCCAAGACTATTCACCACACCCACCACGTCTCGCTTGAGGACATCTACCGCGGCAAGATCTCCAAGCTGGCCCTTCAGCGGTCAATCCTTTGCCCCAAGTGCGAGGGTCGCGGCGGTAAGGAAGGTGCCGTCAAGCGGTGTGCTGGCTGCGATGGTCAGGGTACCAAGATCATGATGAGGCAGATGGGCCCCATGATTCAGCGCTTCCAGACCGTCTGCCCTGACTGCAATGGCGAAGGCGAGGTaatcaaggagaaggatcGTTGCAAGCAGTGCAATGGCAAGAAGACCGTTGTCGATCGCAAGGTCCTCCACGTCCACGTTGACCGTGGCGTTAAGAGCGGCACCAAGGTCGAGTTCCGTGGTGAGGGTGACCAAGCACCTGGCATTCTCCCCGGTgacgtcgtcttcgtcatcgaGCAGAAGCCCCATCCCCGCTTCACCCGTCAGGAGGATGATCTTCTTTACAAGTGCGAGATCGATCTCGTGACCGCCCTTGCCGGTGGAACCATCTACATCGAGCATCTCGATGAGCGCTGGTTGAGCGTCGACATCCAGCCCGGCGAGGCTATTGCGCCCA ACTCCGTCAAGATGATTCGTGGCCAGGGTATGCCCTCCTACCGCCACCACGATTACGGCAACATGTATATCCAGTTTTCCGTCAGGTTCCCCGAGAAGAACTGGACTCAGGATCCCGCTGCCTTCGAGGCTCTTCGCAAGTACCTCCCGGCCCCCGCTGTTGTCAACGTACCCCCTCAGGATGCTATGACCGAGCCAGCAGAATTGGAGGACGTCGAGGGCAACGGAGCCGGCCGTGGCTTCTCCAACAGCCctatggaggaggatgacgagccTCAGGCCGAACGCGTACAGTGCGCCTCGCAGTAA